In a genomic window of Kluyveromyces marxianus DMKU3-1042 DNA, complete genome, chromosome 7:
- the SSK2 gene encoding MAP kinase kinase kinase SSK2 codes for MSEDQEHTDEEYVQEQFHAYSAKVSAMKGCQPFPNGRGRSSSQLNWPGSVPSVTSDSSNETLKVNTNMVSGGGANIGPSFLKKTPSAHAVPTSSSASTQYQAGLLSPSSANSSAISSRKPSTSGSSSGHTPTTAQMKTITSPKLSGALSSRSRSSSLTSNKLFALNQSNDSSTSTNSFPVPPIVASLNSQTASSVSASTSVDPNYSSQLNSSAPNLTPTLSSPSVRSLSSNATATLKSTKPLQKQYVLNEQVYLSSMKNKAVDDYYTRGITSSGNDDDDESKVDGENDDADDDLNRINDKMDSAIFGNNIATSADRDFRSIDDDELVLMSYKILLDKMEWLRSVDPNNNIGNTLNILHKSERSRNGSVDEEGLSYIETQLIMEQLSNNPLVRERLEWQTMLSSVLKGDIVRSEKTKLANKKPDEILLDHNDLIWLELKAWLNGRTVEDQRESLEYSRSTSDEVFDEILNYKNNIENDPDAVIQEIKTLLQKYYRVVGYWKNVANMNMEKPVTKTTNFISRIETFNSLINSYDSLQYEIDALKLWTQNDDLDVTFTKDTLDNDGIFMNDRSFAEQIMKEKDIEAIFQKKIFFKHAPWMFKSKLIFLKQRNFIDEMNLPLPVDKIHSLLTFPLRLIQEIISIRLEYARKLKKPTMMMIDQMIYDFSTYIKLSVQIKHTLIEYRSGWEIGIEISDSFDAKVVEAIEFLFKLLHLKLIDSSKNSFRTFKEPDILFSHWENLKNVGCYISGASRVVAEGFVNITIRLLNRLYLYIVEQQKQKNEFESASQARKWILGVIENIGAFKRKTNRFANVLTKAFQNSVLYNINDHALLLERLKDSGHFLIYTGGVLEENGYYLIASEELLGCSDEDILDIIKSTKIGSDLIPKVEINNSLAIYNPPADLSLPEAMFVQEERRDGVLYYHLKQDDVNHRIGSRGKTISGPHNDETEELVQLENKLKKLGYILVFCPKKPMIWNGEMYNLTTENPLSIEEFNINIAPDTIVMLNQGSTYALDYQVDRFQSFVGDSVAIREKRCAINEIETSLQRINRSFFRMTYAALANFEKVQKNISAHTSEVNFFNIAYLFIKNFAKSFLLLNVATPETKAIIIRLMMRMSIDWLGFILDECDPTNPETFRWCVPAMEFAMQMTNGWNIMSINEKDFKILKERIAGCMSLLVSHFDITGARSREAERINAQQSRPNLDIDDADDDMILAVNSEMRMNAISDMEKELKVKRHYSVGKVIDDTDNESKFLKSLASSISNLSIRWQKRSFIGSGSFGTVYSAINLDTGDILAVKEIKIQDSKAMKQIFPSLKEEMRVMEILNHPNIVQYYGVEVHRDKVNIFMEFCEGSSLASLLEHGRIEDEMVTQVYTLQLLEGLACLHQSGVVHRDIKPENILLDGNGVIKYVDFGAAKLIAKNGSRRLSLDSNKQGAGGKDMIGTPMYMAPETVTGQGHGKFGSDDIWSLGCVVLEMVTGRRPWANLDNEWAIMYHVAAGHLPQFPSKSEISSAGRKFLSRCLIQDANKRATALELLLDPWIAQIRTIAFGGDSDVTISEQ; via the coding sequence ATGTCTGAGGACCAGGAGCATACCGACGAAGAGTATGTTCAAGAGCAGTTTCATGCATATTCTGCAAAAGTATCCGCGATGAAGGGGTGTCAACCATTTCCCAATGGAAGAGGGAGAAGCAGTTCACAGCTGAATTGGCCGGGGTCTGTTCCTTCTGTGACAAGCGATTCATCAAACGAAACGTTGAAAGTTAATACTAATATGGTGTCTGGTGGAGGGGCCAATATTGGACCTAGTTTTCTTAAGAAGACTCCGTCAGCGCATGCGGTTCCAACATCATCTAGTGCAAGCACGCAGTATCAGGCCGGGTTGCTTTCACCGTCATCCGCTAACTCTTCCGCTATTTCTTCGAGGAAACCTAGTACATCGGGTTCCTCTAGTGGACATACGCCTACAACTGCACAGATGAAGACTATTACATCCCCAAAACTCTCGGGAGCCCTTTCTTCACGATCTCGTTCTAGCTCATTGACTAGTAATAAGTTATTTGCATTAAACCAATCGAATGATTCATCTACTTCCACTAATTCGTTTCCAGTCCCTCCTATTGTTGCATCGTTAAACTCGCAAACAGCTAGTTCTGTGTCCGCATCCACATCGGTTGACCCTAACTACTCATCGCAACTTAATTCTTCAGCGCCAAACCTGACACCTACGCTATCTTCACCTTCTGTACGGTCACTGAGTAGTAATGCAACAGCTACCCTGAAATCCACTAAGCCATTACAGAAACAATATGTACTTAATGAACAAGTATATTTGAGTTCGATGAAAAACAAAGCGGTAGACGATTACTACACTAGGGGAATCACATCCTCAggtaatgatgatgatgacgaatCAAAAGTTGACGGAGAAAACGATGATGCGGATGATGATCTCAATAGGATTAATGATAAAATGGATTCTGCTATTTTCGGTAATAATATAGCAACTAGTGCAGACAGAGATTTCCGTTCcatagatgatgatgaattagTACTGATGAGTTACAagattcttcttgataAAATGGAGTGGTTGCGTTCTGTGGACCccaataataatattggAAATACTCTCAATATTTTGCACAAATCTGAACGCTCGCGAAACGGTTCTgtcgatgaagaaggtttaTCTTACATTGAAACCCAACTTATAATGGAACAATTATCCAACAATCCGCTCGTAAGGGAACGTCTTGAATGGCAAACTATGCTTTCTAGTGTTCTAAAAGGTGATATCGTGAGAAgtgaaaaaacaaaacttgCTAATAAGAAACCCGATGAAATCTTACTGGATCATAACGATTTGATATGGTTAGAACTCAAAGCCTGGTTAAACGGAAGAACTGTTGAAGATCAGAGGGAATCCCTAGAATACTCTAGAAGCACTAGTGATGAGGTATTCGATGAGATATTGAACtacaaaaataatatagaGAACGACCCGGATGCAGTCATTCAAGAGATTAAAACTCTTTTGCAGAAATATTATAGAGTTGTCGGATATTGGAAGAATGTTGCCAATATGAATATGGAAAAGCCTGTCACAAAGACAACTAACTTCATCAGTCGGATCGAAACCTTCAACTCACTCATTAATTCATATGATAGTCTTCAGTACGAAATCGATGCTTTGAAACTTTGGACCCAAAACGATGATTTAGATGTCACCTTCACTAAAGATACATTAGACAATGATGGGATATTTATGAATGATCGTTCATTCGCCGAACAAATCATGAAGGAGAAAGACATTGAAGCAATTtttcagaagaagatcttttTCAAGCATGCCCCCTGGATGTTCAAAAGTAAATTAATATTTCTAAAGCAACGGAATTTTATTGATGAAATGAATCTTCCTTTACCTGTTGATAAAATTCACAGTCTTCTCACATTTCCTTTGCGCTTGATCCAAGAAATCATTTCGATCAGATTGGAATATGCAAGAAAGCTTAAGAAGCCTACcatgatgatgatagaTCAAATGATATACGACTTTAGCACCTACATTAAGTTGTCGGTACAGATCAAACATACACTTATAGAATACCGATCTGGTTGGGAAATAGGAATTGAGATAAGTGATTCCTTTGACGCAAAGGTTGTAGAAGCAATCgaatttttgttcaaacttctgcatttgaaattgattgATAGTTCGAAGAACTCCTTTAGGACTTTTAAGGAGCCTGATATTCTATTCTCGCATTGGGAGAACCTAAAAAACGTTGGATGTTACATTTCTGGAGCAAGCAGGGTGGTAGCTGAAGGGTTTGTGAACATAACAATTAGATTGTTGAATCGGTTGTATTTGTACATCGTCGAGCAACAAAAGCAGAaaaatgaatttgaatcaGCCTCTCAAGCTAGGAAATGGATCCTTGGTGTCATTGAAAACATTGGtgcattcaaaagaaaaactaaCAGATTTGCCAACGTTTTAACAAAGGCGTTCCAGAATTCAGTGTTGTATAATATCAACGACCATGCTCTTTTATTAGAGAGATTGAAGGACAGTGGCCACTTTTTGATCTATACCGGTGGggttcttgaagaaaatggtTATTATCTAATCGCCAGCGAAGAACTCTTGGGATGttctgatgaagatattttAGATATCATTAAATCTACCAAAATTGGTTCAGACTTAATACCTAAAGTGGAAATCAATAACAGTTTGGCAATCTATAACCCTCCAGCGGATCTTTCATTACCAGAAGCAATGTTTgtacaagaagaaagacGAGATGGTGTACTTTACTATCATCTAAAGCAAGACGATGTAAATCATAGAATTGGTAGTCGTGGTAAAACTATATCTGGACCTCATAATGATGAAACCGAAGAGCTGGTACAGTTAGAAAACAAGTTAAAAAAGCTTGGCTACATTCTAGTATTTTGTCCAAAAAAACCAATGATATGGAATGGAGAAATGTACAATCTAACTACTGAGAATCCACTATCAATTGAGGAATTCAATATTAACATTGCTCCAGATACCATAGTAATGCTAAACCAGGGATCAACATATGCTTTAGATTATCAGGTTGACAGGTTCCAAAGCTTTGTCGGTGATTCAGTTGCCATTAGAGAGAAGCGCTGCGCAAttaatgaaattgaaacatCGCTTCAGCGGATCAACAGGTCCTTCTTTAGAATGACATACGCCGCCTTGGCAAATTTCGAAAAAGTacaaaagaatatttcAGCGCATACATCTGAAGtgaatttcttcaacattgCTTATCTCTTTATTAAAAACTTTGCAAAAAGCTTCCTTCTTTTAAACGTAGCTACTCCAGAAACTAAGGCTATCATCATACGATTAATGATGCGTATGAGCATAGACTGGTTAGGCTTTATTTTAGATGAATGCGATCCAACAAATCCAGAGACATTTAGATGGTGCGTTCCTGCTATGGAATTTGCGATGCAAATGACAAATGGGTGGAACATCATGAGTATTAACGAAAAAGATttcaaaatcttgaagGAGAGGATTGCCGGCTGTATGTCGCTATTAGTGTCACACTTTGATATCACTGGTGCCAGATCACGGGAGGCAGAACGTATAAATGCCCAACAATCGAGGCCTAATCTTGATATTGATGACgcagatgatgatatgATTTTGGCCGTTAATTCTGAGATGCGTATGAACGCAATTTCTGATATGGAAAAAGAGTTGAAGGTCAAAAGACATTATTCGGTTGGTAAAGTCATTGATGACACTGATAACGAGAGTAAGTTCTTAAAATCATTGGCATCTTCTATTTCAAATCTTTCTATCAGATGGCAGAAGCGTAGTTTCATTGGCAGTGGTAGTTTCGGAACAGTTTACTCTGCCATAAACTTAGACACAGGTGATATTCTAGCAGTtaaggaaatcaaaatccAAGATTCAAAGGCCATGAAACAGATTTTCCCTTCACTTAAGGAAGAGATGCGTGTTATGGAAATATTGAATCATCCTAACATCGTGCAATATTATGGTGTTGAAGTCCATCGAGACAAAGTTAATATCTTCATGGAATTCTGCGAAGGTTCTTCGTTGGCAAGTCTCCTAGAACACGGTAGAATTGAAGACGAAATGGTAACTCAAGTTTATACCTTGCAGTTACTTGAAGGCCTAGCATGTTTGCATCAATCTGGTGTTGTACATCGTGATATAAAACCggaaaatatattattggATGGAAACGGTGTTATCAAGTATGTTGACTTCGGTGCAGCAAAACTTATAGCAAAGAATGGTTCCAGGAGGTTATCACTAGACTCAAACAAACAAGGCGCCGGAGGAAAAGACATGATTGGAACACCAATGTACATGGCCCCCGAAACTGTTACTGGTCAAGGTCACGGCAAATTCGGATCGGACGATATTTGGTCGCTTGGCTGTGTTGTGCTCGAAATGGTTACCGGAAGAAGGCCATGGGCGAATTTGGATAACGAGTGGGCAATCATGTACCATGTTGCAGCAGGTCATCTTCCACAATTCCCTTCTAAGTCTGAGATCTCATCTGCGGGCAGAAAGTTTTTGAGTAGATGTTTAATACAAGACGCTAACAAAAGAGCCACAGCTTTGGAACTATTACTTGATCCGTGGATAGCTCAAATTCGTACTATCGCATTCGGCGGTGACAGTGATGTCACAATATCCGAACAGTAA
- the RSA4 gene encoding Rsa4p gives MATLLPPPSKKQRREAQTEREVDLIPKDLPNVLIKFQAFDSGETVGGSLRVPGAITEKQLEELLNQLNGDTDEPVPYTFGCLVNNKSKNGEEEMVDIRDNLYQSILKPGLKSTEDFLTLVYTPRAIFKVKPVTRSSSAIAGHGSTILCSSFAPHTSSRMVTGAGDNTACIWDCDTQTRMATLQGHHNWVLCCSWSPDGELIATGSMDNTIRLWESQKGKPYGDALRGHSKWITSLSWEPIHLVKPGDKPRLATASKDGTIKIWDTTRRVCLLTLSGHASSVSCIKWGGRNVLYSGSHDKTIRCWDMNLNGKCINILKSHAHWVNHLSLSTDYALRVGAFDHKGEKPVSAEEAQQKALKNYEKVAKKNGELEELMVTASDDFTMYLWNPLKATKPITRMTGHQKLVNHVAFSPDGRYIVSASFDNSIKLWNGRDGKFISTFRGHVASVYQVAWSSDCRLLVSCSKDTTLKVWDVKTRKLSVDLPGHQDEVYTVDWSVDGKRVCSGGKDKMVRIWTH, from the coding sequence atgGCTACCTTATTACCTCCGCCATCtaagaagcaaagaagagaagctcAGACTGAACGTGAAGTGGACTTAATTCCTAAGGATTTGCCCAATGTCCTCATTAAGTTCCAGGCATTTGACAGCGGTGAAACTGTGGGCGGATCTCTAAGAGTTCCGGGTGCTATCACAGAGAAGCAACTAGAAGAGTTACTCAATCAGTTGAATGGGGACACTGATGAACCTGTTCCATATACCTTTGGATGTTTAGTCAATAACAAAAGCAAGAATGGAGAGGAAGAGATGGTAGATATTAGGGATAATTTGTACCAGTCCATTTTGAAACCCGGTTTGAAGTCCACAGAAGATTTCCTAACACTAGTGTATACCCCAAGAGCTATTTTCAAAGTTAAGCCCGTGACCAGATCATCATCTGCGATTGCTGGGCATGGTTCTACAATTTTATGCTCATCATTTGCTCCTCACACAAGTTCTAGAATGGTTACAGGTGCTGGTGATAACACTGCATGCATCTGGGATTGTGATACTCAAACCCGTATGGCTACGTTGCAAGGTCATCATAACTGGGTTTTATGTTGTTCTTGGTCGCCGGATGGTGAATTGATCGCAACAGGATCTATGGATAATACTATCAGACTTTGGGAGTCACAAAAGGGTAAACCATATGGTGATGCATTAAGAGGACACAGTAAATGGATCACATCCCTATCTTGGGAACCAATCCATCTAGTGAAACCGGGTGATAAACCCAGATTAGCGACAGCATCAAAGGACGGTACCATTAAGATCTGGGATACTACCAGGAGAGTTTGTCTCTTAACACTAAGTGGCCATGCCTCTTCAGTGTCTTGCATAAAATGGGGTGGTAGAAATGTTTTATATAGTGGTTCGCATGATAAGACTATCAGATGTTGGGATATGAACCTCAACGGAAAATGCATTAACATTCTAAAATCACATGCACACTGGGTCAACCATTTATCGTTGTCTACCGATTATGCTTTGAGAGTTGGTGCCTTTGACCATAAGGGTGAAAAGCCAGTCTCAGCCGAAGAAGCTCAACAGAAGGCGCTCAAAAACTACGAAAAGGTcgcaaagaaaaatggtGAACTCGAAGAACTAATGGTCACAGCCAGTGACGATTTCACAATGTACCTATGGAACCCACTAAAAGCTACGAAACCAATCACTAGAATGACTGGTCATCAAAAGCTAGTCAACCATGTCGCATTTTCGCCAGACGGTCGTTACATCGTTTCCGCATCCTTTGACAACTCCATCAAATTGTGGAACGGTAGGGACGGTAAATTTATATCGACTTTTAGAGGTCATGTTGCAAGTGTCTACCAAGTCGCATGGTCAAGTGATTGCAGACTTCTAGTCTCGTGTTCAAAGGATACTACTTTAAAGGTTTGGGACGTCAAGACAAGAAAACTCTCTGTAGATCTCCCAGGCCATCAAGATGAAGTATATACCGTTGACTGGTCTGTTGATGGTAAGCGTGTATGTAGTGGTGGTAAAGACAAGATGGTGAGGATCTGGACTCATTGA
- the IMG2 gene encoding mitochondrial 54S ribosomal protein mL49 (mitochondrial): MLTRLSRNFIQKGPRPLWACARLQSTQSQQPQSTVSSDTQAEFLDELKHEMDKLGPLSDSELQELEAFAGHHDEFTVFPKIHEVKPEEVVGFVPFGKNTYFVQRSATGNLPVYTDYKNGNKLVTEIRKIQGDPVQLRNDLQERLPFIAKKYWKVSIYSKKIFIQGDATKHVKKVLATTF, encoded by the coding sequence ATGCTTACCAGATTATCAAGAAattttattcaaaaagGTCCTAGACCACTTTGGGCTTGTGCTCGTCTACAATCCACGCAATCTCAACAACCACAATCTACCGTTTCATCTGATACACAAGCAGAATTTTTAGATGAGCTTAAACATGAAATGGATAAGCTTGGGCCATTGTCTGACAGTGAATTACAAGAGTTAGAAGCATTTGCTGGTCATCACGATGAATTCACGGTTTTCCCAAAGATCCATGAAGTAAAACCGGAAGAAGTAGTGGGATTCGTGCCATTTGGCAAGAATACATACTTTGTACAGAGAAGTGCGACCGGTAACTTACCAGTATATACTGATTACAAGAATGGTAACAAACTTGTAACTGAAATAAGAAAGATTCAAGGTGATCCAGTGCAATTGAGAAACGATCTACAAGAAAGATTGCCATTTATTGCAAAGAAGTACTGGAAGGTTTCGATttattcaaagaaaatcTTCATTCAAGGGGACGCTACCAAGCATGTTAAGAAGGTTTTGGCAACAACTTTTTAA
- the ALG12 gene encoding dolichyl-P-Man:Man(7)GlcNAc(2)-PP-dolichol alpha-1,6-mannosyltransferase yields MDSILDLTAALTCAVSLHLWYSPYTKVEESFTIQAVHDILKYGIFDISKYDHVTFPGAVPRSFVGPLILSLFTYPFNLTISNDPYRTQMLVRFLIGLTNTVALNRFAVAAKRALTNEQQAKANEKNDPMNKISTFDLSSWFGLFTVTQFHLMFYSSRPLPNFVMALPLTLVGLSWALEGNYRWCLMLLSFTSIVFRLEIAALTIGVAIGAYYFKKLSLLSIVRTGFVGAAAGFLLSVQVDSYFWDRLTVPEIESFFFNVIHGQSSHWGTQPFLTYLTGYLPMMFLPPTALFINHLGYMISPVPFKIVGIAAYFHVLVLSFQPHKEWRFIIYANPPITLLGATAAAYLFKTIDNKTAKGVAVRFILLLTPLASLILSVLFSFISSMNYPGGVALTQFNDMVKSQNISNAVVHLDVPVCMTGASLFGQLDDSWNITYDKTEDESLSSKWSTFDYLITSLDNPTYIPADNETTWELVSTTKGFGGIDTAYLAKTFTEQYANGLDLYVTWERTGDLNFLKEIFNNTFIMTDIFYTYKKVPIL; encoded by the coding sequence ATGGATAGCATATTAGATCTAACAGCTGCACTTACTTGTGCAGTGTCATTACATCTTTGGTATTCTCCTTATACGAAGGTGGAAGAAAGCTTTACGATTCAAGCGGTCCATGACATCTTGAAATATGGCATTTTCGATATTTCGAAGTATGATCATGTTACGTTTCCTGGAGCTGTTCCAAGATCATTTGTCGGTCCATTGATTCTTTCCTTGTTCACTTATCCATTCAATTTGACTATTTCGAATGATCCATATAGAACTCAGATGTTAGTGCGGTTTTTAATTGGACTTACAAACACTGTCGCTTTGAATAGGtttgctgttgctgctaaGAGGGCATTGACCAACGAGCAACAAGCTAAGGCCAACGAAAAGAATGATCCTATGAATAAAATCAGTACATTTGATTTAAGCAGTTGGTTTGGTCTTTTCACTGTCACGCAATTCCATTTGATGTTTTATAGTTCAAGACCATTACCAAATTTCGTCATGGCGTTGCCCTTAACATTGGTTGGTTTGTCATGGGCACTAGAAGGTAATTATAGATGGTGTTTAATGCTACTTTCGTTTACATCGATTGTTTTCAGATTGGAGATTGCGGCATTAACGATCGGTGTAGCCATTGGTGCGTactatttcaaaaaattgTCATTACTCTCCATTGTAAGAACCGGATTCGTCGGTGCCGCTGCAGGATTCTTATTGTCTGTTCAGGTTGACTCTTACTTTTGGGATCGCTTGACAGTTCCTGAAATTGAgtcattcttcttcaatgtcATCCACGGCCAATCGAGTCATTGGGGTACTCAACCATTCCTCACTTATCTCACTGGATACTTACCAATGATGTTCCTTCCACCAACTGCCTTATTTATTAACCATCTAGGTTATATGATCAGTCCGGTTCCATTTAAAATTGTTGGTATAGCCGCCTACTTCCACGTATTAGTGTTATCTTTCCAACCTCACAAAGAATGGAGATTTATTATTTACGCTAATCCCCCAATCACACTATTAGGGGCAACAGCAGCTGCGTATCTATTCAAGACAATTGATAACAAAACTGCTAAAGGTGTGGCAGTACGTTTCATCTTGCTATTAACTCCACTGGCCTCTTTAATCCTTTCCGTTCTATTTTCGTTTATTTCCTCCATGAATTATCCTGGTGGGGTTGCATTGACACAGTTCAATGACATGGTCAAATCacaaaatatttcaaaTGCAGTTGTTCATTTAGACGTTCCAGTATGTATGACAGGTGCAAGTTTATTCGGCCAGCTTGATGATTCTTGGAATATTACGTATGATAAGACGGAAGATGAATCTTTGTCCTCAAAATGGTCAACATTTGACTATTTGATCACTTCTTTGGATAACCCTACTTACATTCCAGCAGATAATGAAACTACTTGGGAATTGGTGTCTACAACAAAAGGGTTTGGAGGTATCGACACTGCTTATTTGGCCAAGACTTTCACCGAACAGTACGCCAATGGTCTTGATTTATATGTTACATGGGAAAGGACAGGAGATTTGAACTTCCTTAAGgaaatattcaataacACTTTCATTATGACTGACATCTTTTACACGTATAAAAAAGTCCCAATACTTTAG
- the ZNG1 gene encoding GTP-dependent zinc transferase, with protein sequence MSALKDYSFKEDEDGELPRLVTGDEADLESILKQYQPDGGKQIVSDKKINRANMQWKQYYDKQQRIPVTIITGYLGAGKSTLLEQIALKGSDKRLAVILNEFGDSSEIEKSISIKNNGEAYEEWLDLGNGCLCCSLKDVGVKAIEDMVARSPGKIDYILLETSGIADPAPIAKMFWQDKGLNSNVYIDGIIAVLDSEHIVSCLDDVSPASHWHGEKVTLDGDEESNTTIAHLQIAMADAILVNKSDKIEGNEAKRQKLEQVVRSINSAAPLYYTKYGDIDLDRILDLHAFESTKLLEARTETTFHDPRISTITLTFPFFTTREQFDSFIENFLQVLLWKNFGVEHPLTTQGEDFEVHRTKGLIVVSGEYKVIQGVRDTYDIIPGERVPNVKENKIVLIGKHLDETHIRKLLDSALIKEDN encoded by the coding sequence ATGTCAGCCCTCAAGGATTATAGTTTTaaggaagatgaagatggagAGCTTCCGCGGTTAGTCACTGGTGATGAGGCCGACCTAGAGAGTATATTAAAGCAATACCAACCAGATGGTGGGAAGCAGATTGTTAGTGACAAAAAGATTAATCGCGCGAATATGCAATGGAAGCAATATTATGACAAACAGCAACGGATACCTGTTACTATTATAACTGGCTATTTGGGAGCAGGTAAGTCTACGTTATTGGAACAAATCGCATTAAAGGGTTCTGACAAAAGACTCGCTGTGATCTTGAACGAATTCGGTGATAGTTCGGAAATTGAGAAGTCGATTAGCATCAAGAATAACGGAGAGGCTTATGAAGAATGGTTGGATTTGGGAAACGGGTGCTTATGCTGCTCTTTAAAGGATGTTGGAGTGAAAGCCATTGAAGATATGGTAGCAAGATCACCGGGGAAGATCGATTATATCTTGTTGGAGACTTCCGGAATTGCAGATCCAGCACCTATAGCCAAAATGTTTTGGCAGGATAAAGGTTTGAATAGTAATGTATACATCGATGGGATCATCGCTGTTCTGGATAGTGAGCATATTGTCAGTTGTCTTGATGATGTGTCTCCAGCTTCTCATTGGCATGGGGAAAAAGTCACTCTTGATGGAGATGAAGAATCGAACACTACCATTGCACATTTACAAATCGCTATGGCCGATGCAATCTTGGTGAATAAATCTGATAAGATTGAAGGGAACGAGGCTAAACGCCAAAAACTTGAACAGGTTGTCCGATCAATCAATTCTGCAGCGCCATTATACTATACAAAATATGGAGATATAGATTTGGACCGCATATTAGATTTGCATGCATTTGAAAGCACGAAGTTGTTGGAAGCAAGGACTGAAACTACTTTCCATGATCCCAGAATATCAACAATCACATTGACATTCCCGTTCTTCACTACAAGAGAGCAATTCGATTCCTTCATTGAGAACTTCCTACAAGTTTTGTTATGGAAAAACTTCGGAGTAGAACATCCGCTTACAACCCAGGGCGAGGATTTTGAAGTTCACAGAACAAAGGGTCTCATTGTGGTGTCCGGAGAATATAAAGTTATTCAGGGTGTTCGTGACACATATGATATTATTCCAGGAGAAAGGGTACCGAACGTaaaagagaacaaaatTGTTCTCATAGGTAAGCATTTGGATGAAACTCACATTAGGAAGTTACTTGACAGTGCATTGATCAAAGAGGATAATTAA
- the CPR8 gene encoding peptidylprolyl isomerase family protein CPR8, translating into MRLFCLLTWFAGVVFGAAIQTSGEKTVYEPNPPVTKRVLMGINFTHPETKQPMNIDVGIELYGSVVPKTVDNFYALAKGVKGQLGEEVIDISYKHTRFYRIISDFMMQGGNVLPNVGPFSIYGYKFDDESFDLKHDRPGRVSMANAGPNTNACQFFITTSNEPMPHLDGKHVVFGQVISGLEDLIRYVQHVETDEHDKPLDDVTITYTYSEELKIGNLEQQHEDWKKKVEQFRNGDKSVGITLEQELAQGAKDEVKLENDYYYYQHPYAKFVFGMLFLGGLFTVYANRRSIIPRARNIVSVRS; encoded by the coding sequence ATGAGattgttttgtttattGACGTGGTTTGCGGGGGTTGTGTTTGGGGCAGCAATCCAAACATCCGGTGAAAAAACTGTCTACGAGCCCAATCCACCTGTGACTAAACGTGTCTTGATGGGTATCAATTTCACCCATCCTGAGACCAAGCAGCCAATGAATATTGATGTAGGAATTGAGTTATACGGTAGTGTTGTGCCAAAAACGGTCGACAACTTTTATGCGTTAGCCAAGGGAGTCAAGGGACAATTAGGAGAAGAAGTGATCGATATCTCATACAAACATACTAGGTTCTATAGAATTATCTCTGATTTCATGATGCAAGGTGGAAATGTTCTACCTAATGTGGGTCCATTTTCTATATATGGGTACAAATTCGATGACGAGTCGTTTGATTTGAAGCACGATAGACCTGGTCGTGTTTCCATGGCTAATGCGGGCCCAAACACAAATGCTTGCCAATTTTTCATCACTACTTCAAATGAACCTATGCCTCATTTGGATGGTAAGCACGTTGTTTTCGGGCAAGTTATCTCAGGTCTTGAAGATCTTATAAGATATGTTCAACACGTGGAAACTGACGAGCATGACAAGCCACTTGACGACGTTACTATTACGTACACATATTCTGAGGAACTAAAAATCGGTAATTTGGAACAGCAACACGAAgattggaaaaagaaggttgaacAATTCAGAAACGGCGATAAGTCCGTCGGTATCACTCTAGAACAAGAACTCGCTCAGGGAGCCAAGGATGAAGTCAAACTAGAGAACgactactactattaccAACATCCATACGCAAAGTTCGTGTTTGGAATGTTATTCTTGGGTGGGTTATTCACTGTTTATGCTAACAGAAGATCTATTATTCCTAGAGCAAGAAACATCGTCTCTGTGAGATcatga